In Verrucomicrobiota bacterium, the following are encoded in one genomic region:
- a CDS encoding addiction module protein yields MQSQVDLKQMALSEKLQLMEALWDELCNREEEIPVPDWHKTVLDERERQVAEGKATFVDWETAKQRIRKRIS; encoded by the coding sequence ATGCAAAGTCAGGTTGATCTCAAACAGATGGCACTGTCCGAAAAGCTTCAACTTATGGAGGCACTTTGGGATGAACTGTGTAACCGGGAGGAGGAGATTCCCGTTCCGGATTGGCATAAGACGGTCCTCGATGAACGAGAGCGACAGGTCGCCGAAGGCAAGGCAACGTTCGTTGATTGGGAGACGGCCAAGCAGAGAATTCGGAAGCGGATTTCATGA
- a CDS encoding type II toxin-antitoxin system RelE/ParE family toxin: MTIEILDKAENDLVAGFHFYEEQEIGLGTYFLESLYSDIESLKLYAGIHRLAYRDFHRMLSKRFPFAIYYRTAARIAYVHAVVDCRKSPAWIRDHLT; the protein is encoded by the coding sequence ATGACGATCGAGATTCTGGACAAGGCTGAGAATGATCTTGTTGCCGGATTTCACTTTTACGAGGAGCAAGAGATTGGTTTGGGGACGTATTTCCTGGAGAGTCTCTATTCGGATATTGAATCACTGAAACTGTACGCGGGGATTCATCGGCTGGCGTACCGAGATTTCCATCGCATGCTCTCGAAGCGGTTTCCATTCGCGATTTATTACAGGACGGCTGCGAGGATTGCTTACGTTCATGCCGTCGTTGACTGTAGGAAGAGTCCAGCATGGATCAGGGATCATTTGACGTGA